The Sulfurovum sp. TSL1 genomic sequence GTCCATGAGGACAGGTCCGTGTACTCACAAGTGTTTTACAGGTATCACAATAGACAAGCTCATCGATGGTCTTGATCTCAATATTGATATTCTGGCATCGATCAAAGACAGAACTTAGACGGTTTTTATCATAATACAGACCAAGCCCGCCATGATTTTTACCAATGACCAGCTGGCTGCATCCATAATTTTTCGCTAAAAGCGCATCTAAAATGAGTTCATTGTACCCTGCAAAGATGTAGGTATTCTCAAATGGGATGATAATGACCTTATTGCGTGGTAAAAAGTTATCGACAAAAGTCGTGAGTGCATTATGGCGTATGTCATAACGAAGACCTTCAGTGGTAAAAGGTTTACGTAAAAAGATCACAAGAAGATCGGAATTTGTGATCGCTTCACGGATCATTCTTTCGTGTGCACGGTTTAAGGGATTCGCTGCAAGCATCATGGATGAGATATGCTTGGCCCCTGTCCTTGTGATCATATTTCTTATACGTTTCATATTGTCTTCGATCAGTGGATAGGTGACAGTATACTCCCCGGATACAGCTATTTTACCCAGTCTCAATATGGTATTTCTCACACCAGGGTGTGTCGTGTCTGAAGTACCATAGATGTTCTGTAGACGCTGTGCAGGATCGACTTCAAATGTCTCTTCCACTATCAGTTCACCCACAATGTTCCCATCATTGATCAGCGAAACAACTTCATCTTTTTGCAGCGTCTGCAAAGTTTGATGATTTTTTTTACCTTGGGGTGCAAGGATAAAAGAAAAAGGAAAAGGTACACCTTTGTACATTTTGGTCTCATCCACATTCTGGGCTTCTTTTTTATTCATCAGCTTTTCTACAGGAGAGATAAGCCCTGCCTTTACCAAGGCCAGAGTAGAAAGGGCCTCAGTATCTATATAGAGTGATTTATTTCTTTTTGAATAGACCATATTTCTTCCTTTTCTCCCATAAACTTTTTCTTGAGATCCCTAACTTTTTAGAGAGTTCTGTATCTGGAAATTTGTATTGAAAACTGTTCACAATGAATTTGACATAATCGTCTATGGTCAGGATCTCGTTTTGATCATAGAGTTTAGAGTCCGTGTTGAGAGTGATCGTCTCGAAATCCGACTCCAGTTCTGTGGTACTGCATAGAATGAAATCATACTCCTTCAGCATTTCCAAAAGCGCTTCTTTGTC encodes the following:
- a CDS encoding sulfate adenylyltransferase, which produces MVYSKRNKSLYIDTEALSTLALVKAGLISPVEKLMNKKEAQNVDETKMYKGVPFPFSFILAPQGKKNHQTLQTLQKDEVVSLINDGNIVGELIVEETFEVDPAQRLQNIYGTSDTTHPGVRNTILRLGKIAVSGEYTVTYPLIEDNMKRIRNMITRTGAKHISSMMLAANPLNRAHERMIREAITNSDLLVIFLRKPFTTEGLRYDIRHNALTTFVDNFLPRNKVIIIPFENTYIFAGYNELILDALLAKNYGCSQLVIGKNHGGLGLYYDKNRLSSVFDRCQNINIEIKTIDELVYCDTCKTLVSTRTCPHGQHHHVHYDSASIMKLIQAGLIPPSILVRKEVSANILAALLPDRFENLQEMHYSLMPGSGLLEQQSEEQFYLKLIELYQTSSLT